A portion of the uncultured Draconibacterium sp. genome contains these proteins:
- a CDS encoding N-acetylmuramoyl-L-alanine amidase — protein sequence MSQSKEVVALKGDGIYRLLTRYGLSSSEYMEDFIALNKSHLGKNNTLLAGVKYKLPDSASSAKSVTSCATPSKGTGRVVHYDIFGSNYADVEIKSNDLKGAVYYLVGGHGGPDPGAVGMHGGYHVYEDEYAYDVTLRLARRLIEEGATVYLITRDKNDGIRDSYSLKADKDEVCYPNRTIPLNQTKRLRQRTDAVNELYKKHKGSFQRMIALHIDSRSKRENIDIFFYHDKRSKTGKKASEILRNTIEAKYREHQPNRGYTGTVSPRNLYVVRNTWPTAIFIELGNMNHQRDVQRLVIPSNRQAVANWLTLGLVTDFKTNK from the coding sequence TTGTCGCAATCAAAAGAAGTTGTTGCCTTGAAAGGTGATGGGATTTACCGTTTACTTACCCGATATGGTCTCTCATCATCGGAATATATGGAAGATTTTATTGCCTTAAACAAGAGCCACCTGGGTAAAAACAATACTTTGCTGGCCGGAGTAAAATACAAACTTCCTGATTCGGCAAGTTCGGCAAAATCTGTTACTTCATGTGCCACCCCATCAAAAGGAACAGGCAGAGTTGTGCATTACGATATTTTTGGCAGCAACTATGCCGATGTTGAGATTAAAAGTAACGATTTAAAAGGTGCTGTTTATTATCTGGTTGGTGGTCACGGAGGTCCCGATCCGGGCGCTGTTGGAATGCATGGCGGGTACCATGTTTACGAAGATGAATATGCTTACGATGTTACACTTCGTTTAGCGCGAAGATTAATTGAGGAAGGTGCCACCGTTTATCTCATCACCCGAGACAAAAATGATGGCATTCGTGATAGCTATAGTTTAAAAGCTGATAAAGACGAAGTATGCTATCCGAACCGAACAATTCCTCTTAATCAGACAAAAAGGTTACGACAACGCACTGATGCAGTTAACGAACTATACAAAAAGCATAAAGGCTCTTTTCAGCGTATGATTGCTTTGCATATTGATTCAAGAAGTAAAAGAGAAAATATCGATATTTTTTTCTATCACGACAAACGCAGTAAAACAGGTAAAAAAGCATCTGAAATTTTAAGAAATACGATTGAAGCAAAATACCGCGAACATCAACCCAACAGGGGCTACACCGGAACTGTGTCGCCCCGAAATTTATATGTTGTACGCAACACCTGGCCAACTGCCATTTTTATCGAATTGGGAAACATGAACCATCAACGCGATGTACAACGTTTAGTGATCCCCAGTAATCGTCAGGCTGTAGCCAACTGGTTAACGCTTGGGTTAGTAACCGATTTCAAAACTAATAAATAA
- a CDS encoding 5'-nucleotidase C-terminal domain-containing protein, with the protein MRQSISHLLLITCAIILFSCKTQFVQKSYEIDNISVSEEVGSMDSTIVALYSPYKNILEKDMNRVLAIADNELVKDKPESLLTNFLGDLLLEQGANIAKQQDLNLVPDVSFFNYGGIRSSLPKGEITVGNIFELMPFENEMVMLQLNGAQMQAFLDYIAAHGGGSVGGVNMLINDDKATDVKIGEQTLDYNKNYWLVTNDYVAAGGDGLEMLEENQKYINSGYKIRDAIIVYLEELNNKNEHVSPTLDGRIRYE; encoded by the coding sequence ATGCGACAATCTATCAGCCATCTGTTGTTAATAACTTGCGCGATTATCCTGTTTTCCTGTAAAACACAGTTTGTTCAGAAAAGTTATGAAATTGACAATATTTCTGTTTCTGAAGAAGTTGGCTCGATGGATAGTACCATTGTTGCGCTTTATTCGCCTTACAAAAATATACTTGAAAAAGATATGAACCGGGTTCTTGCAATTGCTGATAATGAGTTGGTAAAAGATAAACCAGAGAGCCTGTTAACCAATTTTTTAGGCGACTTGTTGTTAGAACAGGGAGCTAACATTGCCAAACAGCAGGATCTGAATCTGGTACCAGACGTATCGTTTTTTAATTATGGAGGCATACGGTCGTCGCTGCCAAAAGGAGAGATTACTGTAGGCAATATTTTCGAACTTATGCCTTTTGAAAATGAAATGGTTATGTTACAGCTAAATGGAGCACAGATGCAGGCGTTTCTGGATTATATTGCTGCACATGGTGGAGGAAGCGTTGGAGGTGTGAATATGTTGATTAACGACGACAAAGCTACCGATGTAAAAATAGGAGAACAAACACTGGATTACAATAAAAATTACTGGCTGGTAACCAACGATTATGTGGCTGCCGGTGGCGATGGTCTGGAAATGTTAGAAGAAAATCAGAAATACATTAACAGTGGTTATAAAATTCGGGATGCTATAATTGTTTACCTCGAAGAATTGAATAACAAAAACGAGCATGTTTCGCCAACACTAGATGGGAGGATAAGATATGAATAG